CCGGGTGCAGATCAACGACGAGCCGGTCTCCGTGTACGAAGGCCCCATCGGCACTCCGGAGGATCTCGCGGAAGACGCCTTCCGGAAGCTCGCGTACCGGGTGGTGCATGGACGGGAGGCGTCCCTGGACGAGGGTTTCCTGTCGGCGCTGCAGGAGGAGTACGCCCAACAGCCTGGGGTGGAGGAGGACGAGCCCGGATACTGGACGCGCGTCGTCGAGCTGGCGGCGGTGGCCGGAGAGCTCCTGCGGGCTCGTCATGGCGGGCGGTGGACCGAGGCTCAGGACCTGGCGACGATGCCCTTCGCCTTCCGCCTCGGGGGAGAGGGGTCGTCGCCCGCGATCGTCAACGTGGTGGGCAAGGCCGAGCGCTTCCTGGCGAACGGGGAGCGCGACAGCCTCGTGCTCCTGCTGCGCATGGCGGAGGATCAGTCCCTCGCGGCCACCGAGCCCAGGCCCGTGCTGTTCACGCTCAAGCCCTCGGACTGGAGCGTGCGCGACCGGGTGCTCTGCCGTCCCCTGTTCGACGCGTCGGCCCGTGCCGACGTGCCGCTGCTGGCCTATGGGGAGGATCTGCCGAACTCGTTCTCCCTCTTCAAGCGGGGCGGCTCCCGGGATGGGGAACTGGATGCGCTGCATGCCCAGGCGCTCGAGAACCTGAAGGCCGTCCCCGTGGAGATCGAGGAGGTGGGCGCGGGCCCCCGGCGGATGCTCGCCGTGTCGGGCCACTTCTTCGCCGCCGAGAAGGTGCTGGACGTCTCCTTCATGCGCGCCGTGCACGAGCGCCTCGGCAGTCAGGTGCTCCTGGCGGCGGTGCCCCGCAAGGGGTTGCTCCTGCTCACCAGCGCGCTCGTGGAGCCCTCGCTCGCGGCGGAATTCCTTGACCTGTGCGAGGAGCAGTACGCGAGTCAGGACTCCCCGCCCATCTCTCCGACGCCCCTGGTCATCCAGGACGGGATGATCCGCGGCTTCGTCCAGCTGGGCGATGAAGCGCGACCCCCTTCTCCGTCAGGGGAGCCGCCCCGGCCCGGACCCACGGGCGGGCTGAAGAACTGAGGGAGCGCCCCGCTTCCCCTTGCTCGGGCCGCGGGGCGTACCGCTTCAGGGGCTCAGGACGGCGTGGGCTCGCTGGAGCCCTCGGGGGCGGTGCCCTCGGGGGAGGCGCTCGCGGCGTCGTCGGACGCGGACGCCTCGGACGGCTCGTCGTCCTCGTCGGGCACGGGCGCGTCACCCCGGGCCTCGGCCGCCTGCTGCTCCTTGACCTGGTCGTCGCTCATGAAGCCGATGGGCGAGTCCTTGCGGTTGAGGAAGCGCACCGACTTCTTCGAGAGGGCGTACATCTGCTCGGCCACGGCCGCGGGCACCAGCGAGTGCTCGATCTGCGCCGGCTCGGGGCGCTCCACCACGCCGAGCGTGCCGTCCTCGAGCTGCTTGGCCTGCGCCTCGGTCAGCTCCAGGCGGCGCAGCTTGCCCTTGCGCGTCATGAAGTAGAAGACGGTGGCGCCGACGTCCACGGGCACCTGCCCGCCGTACACCAGCTCGCGCAGCTTCTTGTCCTGCTCCACCTGCTTCTTGGACTCCATGCGCTGGGCGGCCTTGGAGCCCGGCAGGGGTGGCAGCTTGGGCACGGGGCGGCTCGCCGCCTCTGCCTGGGGAGGACGCCCTCCCTGCGGCCGACCACCGGCACCCTGCGGACGGAAGCCTCCCTGCGGCCGGCCTCCGGCGCCCTGGGGACGGCCTCCCCCTCCCGGACCCTCGCGGCGCGGCGGACGCTCGTCCCGGCCCCGGTGCTCGCGCGGCGGTCGCTCCTCTCGCTCGCCTCGAGGCGGGCCCGAGCGCTGGGCCGACGGCTCGGACGGAGGGCGGGGGGCCTTCGCGGCCACGGTTTCGGACTTCTTCGCCTGTTCCTCGGAGACCAGGCCGGCCTTCAGGAGCTTGTCACGCAGGTTCTGCATACGGCGTCTTCTATCTCGTACATTGCCGCGCGCAAAGCCGTCCCTTGCCCCTCTTGTACCTCCTTCGTAATTTGGGCAACCCCCTCGTCTGGAAGTTGGAGGACCCGTGACCCGTTTTTCTCCGTCCGTCTTCGCCGCCGTCCTGGCGCTCTCCGCCTCGGCGTGCCGTCCGGACGAAGTCGATCGCGCGGCCAAGGCGCGCATCTTCTCCCCCGAGGATCCGCCCAAGGTGGTGGCCTCGGCGGCCGAGAAGCTCAACCCCCAGGACGTGGCGGACAACCCCCGGGTGGCGCGTCGCATCCTGTCCATGGATGCCGCCGAGGTGACCGAGCGGCTCGGGCCCCATGCCTACACGGCCACCATCACCTCCGAGTGGACGGGGGCGAAGGACAGCGGCTCGAACAAGCTCACCGAGACGCGCACCTTCCGCGCGGGCCCCGGCGGCGTGGGCGGGGACTTCCATGGTGTGCTGGAGAACAGTCGGGATCAGGGCCTGGAGGTGATGCGCGTGGGGGGCAAGGTGTACGCCCGCAACCGCTACGGCGTCTTCCGGCAACGACTGCGCGACCGGGGCATGGCCGAGCGCACGCGCTCCGAGCTCACCGGCGCCATCCGCGACATGGACGAGCTCTTCCGGGATCGGCTGCATCTGGCGGCCCAGGGCACCGTCACCTATGAGGGCCGCACCGCCTGGCGCTACCAGGTGAGCCTGGGCCCCGAGGGCAACACGGGCACCCAGCCCGTCGTGCTGCCCGCGCTCGCCACGCCCAAGGGCGGCCGCGACGACACCACCCGCCGCCGTCTGGCCTTCTTCGAGCACCGCGTCCCCCAGTCGCTCAGCGGAGAGGTGCTCGTGGACGCCGCCACCTCCGTCGTCCTCAAGGTCCGCCTCGACGGCCGCGTCTCCGTACCCGCCAACGACGCCGCCGGTCTGGCCGAGCTGCGCATGGTGTTGGAGTCCGCCGTGACTGAAATCGGGAAGGATCCCAAGCTGCAGGCGCCAGAGAACTTCCTGCCGGACGCGGACAAGCCGCAGGGCATCGCGGACGCGCTGGATCGCTTCGGGATTCCGCGCAACAAGCCCGAGGGCGCCACGACGGGCGCGGCCCCCGCCCCGGTGGAGGATCCTCCGGACGAGCCGTAGTCCCCCCCGTTGTCTCCACGCCTGCCGTCCCGGGATTGGACCTGGGAATCGGACCCGGGTCTCATGCTCCGGGGTAGGCAGGCGTGTGCTTCGCTACAGGCAGGCATCGGGATGTTGGAAGAAAATTTGACCCTCCTCTTGCGATCTCTACAATCCTCGTCGGTTGCGGCTCGGACGCGTCCGACATGATCGGATGTTCAGGGTCGATCGCAAGGGAGTGGAAATGGAGCGCAAGGTCAGCGGTAGCACGACGGTGACGGCCAAGGAGGTCAAGGTAGCGCTGGAGAAGGCGCGGACCCTGGCCCCCGAGGAGGAGAAGGTGCTGCGCATGCGGCACGGCGCCGGAGCCGCCAGCAAGAGCGCGCCGCTTCCGCGGGCCGCGGGCCAGAACGAGGAGCTGGGCGATGAGCTGCTGCTCATCGAGATGCAGCTCATGAAGGCCATGCGCGAGCGCACGGGCCAGGCGAAGACGGCCAGCAACAAGCCCCAGACGGCCGCGAGCGCGAAGGCGACGAAGGAGAAGATCGTCCGCGCCCTGAAGAAGAAGTAGCCGTAGCCGGTAACCCGAGGGGGGGATTCCCGAGAAGGCGCTCAGCGATTGAGCAGGGCCACGAGGCGGTCACCCGCCTCGGGGAGCGCCAGCTCATTGCCTGAGATCTCCTTGGCGAGCGTCTCGGCGTCGTCGGTGCCACCCCGGGCGAAGAGGCCCTGGAGCCACTGGCGCGCGGAGGGATTGCGCCACCAGTCCTCGTTGAAGCGTCCGGTGAGGGACGGGGTGAGCCGCGCCTCCAGCGCCCAGCCGCGCAGGTAGCGCGTGACGTACAACTGCGGGTCCACGTCGAAGAGGAAGAAGCCGCGGTGGGGCTCGACGAAGAGCGCCTGGCGCTGGGTGTCGACGTACTCCTCGGCGCGCTCGGACGAGGGCCCACTGGTGCGCAGCGACCGCTCGTAGCCGAGCCGGGCGCAGTGTCGGCGCAACACGGTGAGGGCCTGGAAGGCCGCCATGCGGGCCGCGTCGCGCGCCGGTGCCGTCGGCAGGCCCGCGTAGCGCTTGAGCCACTCCTCGTCCATCAGCAGCCGCTCGAAGAGGGTCGCGAAGCCCTCGGTCACCGAGGCGTCGCCCAGGCGGCGCAGCTCCAGCGGGAGTTGCTCCGACACGTGGGCGTGGTGCAGCGCGTGTCCGTACTCGTGCAGCAGGCTGCCCAGGGCGTCGAGCCCCGCGTGGCGCTGGAGCACCAGGCGCACCTCGTGCGGCACGCGCACCGAGGCGGTAATGGGGCGCGCCGCCTTGCCGGGTCGCGTCTCGTCGTCCAGGCGGATGCGGCCCTCGGCGGACGGGTGGAAGCCCCACTCACCGAGCCAGCGGATGACGGCGGGCAGCCCGTCCTCGCGCCGGAAGAAGGCGTGCATCCACGGCACCTGGGTGGCGGCGCGCAGGTCATGCCGTCGCGCGTTGCCCGTGGGCAGCGGCCGCAGCGTGGGCTCCACCTTCTTGAGCACGTAGGAGAGCACGTCCCGGTAGGCGTCCTCGGTGGCGCGCAGCGTCCGGGCGGCGGCCTCGGCGAGCGGCTGGAGCGCGATGCCGGAGACGTCCTCGCGCAGGGCGAGGTAGCTCGGGGCGCCGAGCTTCTCGGCGACGCGGAAGGTGGCCTCGTGGCGGGCGCCGTAGCGGCCCCGGTTGTCCCAGAGGAAGCCGCCCGCGGCGTTCTCGAGCACGGCGCGCCGGGTGCGATTGCCCTCGTGGGGAAGCTGTCCGAGCACCTCTCCGAAGGAGAGCACTCCGTCGTCCACCGGGAGGCTCGAGCGGGTCTCGAGCCGGGCGATGGCCTCGGCCTCGGGGGCGGCGAGGGACTCCTCGACCTGGGTGGCGATGAAGTCACGCAGCAGCCGCAGGCGGCGCACCGCGAGCAGGTCTCCCTTGGCCTGGGCCTTGGGGACGGCCTCGGTGGCGGCGGCGAAGGCCTCGGCGGAGGCGATCTCCGGCGAGTCCTCATAGAGCTCACGGAGGGAGGAGTCCTGGGGGAGGCCCGCGGCCGAGCGCCAGGCGGAAGTGGCCAGCGCGGCGAGGAAGTCGTCCAGGTTCTCGCGCAGAAGGGGAAGGGGACGGTCCATGCCCCTTCTCATACTCCAGCGGCGGGGGCCCGGCATTCGCCTTCGCCATGGGCGCCCGCGTTGGGCCGCATGGACATTCTGGTCATGGACGGAACACTCCGTACGCCGTGGGGTAGACGCTGGCAACAAGCCCAGGCACCCTGTTGGCTGCTCTCGCGAGCAGGCCCTCTTCGAGAAGAGTCGCGACGAGCAGGGACGGGGGGAGACTGATGTCTCGATTTGTTCTGCTGTTGTTTGCTGGTGTGATGAGCGCTGGATGTGCCCACTCGCGGTCACCATCGGCTCAGGTCTACGTGGTTGCCGAGGATGCTGTAGGCGTTGGCTCTTCGCTTGGCACGGGTGGATCGGGCTTCCGCGATTGCGATGCGGAGCAGAACACCTGCTTTTCTGAGTGCTGGAACGCCGAGCCGCTTCCTTACCCGCACACGAAGAGAGATGGTTGGCTTCACGAACATTGCACCCGGAAATGCCGCGAGCTGTACATCGAATGTGAGAGGTCCAACGAAAAGAAATCAGGAGAATTGAAGTTCTCTCGTGCGGATGAGGCTGTCGAATGGATCAAGAATCACAAGGCCGAGGTGGCACTTGGAACCGTTGTCATCATCGCCGGTACGGCCTTCTTCCTGACGACAGGTGGTTCCGGCGCTTTGATCCTGGCTCCTCTTGCCCTCTGATGATTGGGTGTGCCCATGCCCTATAACCCGAACTTCAATCTCGACGCCGTATTGGAAACGCTGGGAACCGTGAACAATGGATTCACGGAGGGCTCACCGGAAGATGAAGCGCTGCGGATCGCCGCGGTCGCCTTGCTCTATGTTCGAGATATCCAGAAGCTGGAGGAGTACCGGGATTATTTCCAGCGATTCTTCACTCATCGGCCCGTGATTGCCGCACATGTCTTCGCGACACGGGCGGACGCGGACGCCTGGCTCGTCAGTGGAAAGGCCCGGGATGGCGAGCTGGTCAGCATCGCCGGTCAGGGGTTCACCGTCATCCAGGCCCTTCACGAACTGAAGTTCATCCGGACCCCCCTGCCAGAAGAGCAGGGCCGGTAGGACTCCTTCCGGATGGACTGAGAGCCACTGGGCTCCAAGTCCACGCCGGAGAAATCACGAAGCCGACGGTTGGGGCGTGGGGTGGTAGCCAGCCTCTCCGTAGGGGCGCAGCCGCTCCATCCAGA
Above is a window of Cystobacter fuscus DNA encoding:
- a CDS encoding DUF2058 family protein, with the protein product MQNLRDKLLKAGLVSEEQAKKSETVAAKAPRPPSEPSAQRSGPPRGEREERPPREHRGRDERPPRREGPGGGGRPQGAGGRPQGGFRPQGAGGRPQGGRPPQAEAASRPVPKLPPLPGSKAAQRMESKKQVEQDKKLRELVYGGQVPVDVGATVFYFMTRKGKLRRLELTEAQAKQLEDGTLGVVERPEPAQIEHSLVPAAVAEQMYALSKKSVRFLNRKDSPIGFMSDDQVKEQQAAEARGDAPVPDEDDEPSEASASDDAASASPEGTAPEGSSEPTPS
- a CDS encoding peptidase M3 translates to MDRPLPLLRENLDDFLAALATSAWRSAAGLPQDSSLRELYEDSPEIASAEAFAAATEAVPKAQAKGDLLAVRRLRLLRDFIATQVEESLAAPEAEAIARLETRSSLPVDDGVLSFGEVLGQLPHEGNRTRRAVLENAAGGFLWDNRGRYGARHEATFRVAEKLGAPSYLALREDVSGIALQPLAEAAARTLRATEDAYRDVLSYVLKKVEPTLRPLPTGNARRHDLRAATQVPWMHAFFRREDGLPAVIRWLGEWGFHPSAEGRIRLDDETRPGKAARPITASVRVPHEVRLVLQRHAGLDALGSLLHEYGHALHHAHVSEQLPLELRRLGDASVTEGFATLFERLLMDEEWLKRYAGLPTAPARDAARMAAFQALTVLRRHCARLGYERSLRTSGPSSERAEEYVDTQRQALFVEPHRGFFLFDVDPQLYVTRYLRGWALEARLTPSLTGRFNEDWWRNPSARQWLQGLFARGGTDDAETLAKEISGNELALPEAGDRLVALLNR